In Deferribacter desulfuricans SSM1, the following are encoded in one genomic region:
- a CDS encoding Na(+)-translocating NADH-quinone reductase subunit C codes for MQPDSKRKTLFVAFVISFVCSILVSAAAVLLKPVQEKNQIKDVLKNVIQVAGIDERNNINEILGKKLLPKLLDMETYNLEDIKDIGGYYKNFKKMLNDDTKSIKLKPEEDLASIGRIPKKVLIYFVKENNSVNKIIVPIYGKGLWSTLYGFLCINAKDKSICGITFYEHKETPGLGGEVDNPTWKRKWVGKMIYDKDGRLKLTVIKGEVNPDSAEKIYQVDGLSGASLTTAGVNNMVKFWLGDRGYKKFLMKNTF; via the coding sequence TTTTGTCATATCTTTTGTTTGCTCTATACTTGTTTCTGCAGCTGCTGTATTATTGAAACCTGTTCAAGAGAAAAATCAGATTAAAGATGTTTTAAAGAATGTTATTCAGGTTGCAGGGATAGATGAAAGAAATAATATAAATGAAATTTTGGGGAAAAAGCTGCTGCCAAAATTATTGGATATGGAAACATATAATTTAGAGGATATCAAAGATATTGGTGGTTATTATAAAAATTTTAAAAAGATGCTTAATGATGATACAAAATCTATAAAGTTAAAGCCTGAAGAGGATTTGGCAAGTATAGGAAGGATACCAAAGAAGGTTTTAATTTATTTTGTTAAAGAAAATAATAGTGTTAATAAAATTATAGTCCCAATTTATGGTAAAGGGCTCTGGTCAACATTATACGGATTTCTCTGTATTAATGCAAAAGATAAGTCAATTTGCGGTATAACTTTTTATGAGCATAAGGAAACTCCTGGGCTTGGTGGAGAAGTGGATAACCCTACTTGGAAAAGAAAATGGGTTGGTAAGATGATTTATGATAAGGATGGTAGATTAAAATTGACAGTGATTAAAGGTGAGGTAAATCCTGATTCTGCTGAAAAGATTTATCAGGTTGATGGTTTAAGCGGTGCTTCACTTACAACTGCTGGGGTAAATAATATGGTTAAATTTTGGTTGGGTGATAGAGGTTATAAAAAATTTTTGATGAAAAATACATTTTAG